One window of Robiginitalea biformata HTCC2501 genomic DNA carries:
- a CDS encoding TolC family protein, with protein MNVKKITLNVLFVLGVVSGMGAQEIRYFFELAETNNPELRALRLRHDLAGEKVNEARALPDTEIGAGVFVSEPETRTGAQVVRFSVRQMLPWFGQITARENFASSMAEVEYLDWVIARRQLRLEVAQAYYRLQALRQQIGILEQQAVLLDSYREVALAAVEAGKASAVDVLRLEIRKNDVTARSQVLENQYESGAFAFFRLINATETAIGFMVTELPGELPEPDPPVLGPHPELEKYDRLFASVAREEVLNRKSAAPKIGLGLDYIPVAERTDMVIPDSGKDIVMPMVSFSFPLFRSPYKSRTRQNEFRQAALEAEENARRNRLEGMLQQAWQGQRSARVRFATLTENSQNTRQAIEILLKNYQTQQADFGDLLEMQEMELKLELERTEAFASYLSQGALVNYLVAQPGL; from the coding sequence ATGAATGTAAAAAAGATAACCCTGAATGTGCTTTTTGTCCTGGGAGTGGTATCCGGTATGGGTGCCCAGGAAATCAGGTACTTCTTTGAATTGGCAGAAACGAACAACCCCGAGTTGCGGGCGCTCCGCCTGCGTCACGACCTGGCCGGGGAGAAAGTCAACGAGGCCCGGGCCCTGCCGGATACAGAAATTGGGGCAGGGGTCTTTGTCAGCGAACCCGAAACCCGGACGGGTGCCCAGGTTGTCCGGTTTTCCGTGCGCCAGATGCTTCCCTGGTTCGGGCAAATCACCGCCCGCGAAAATTTCGCCTCCAGCATGGCTGAGGTCGAGTACCTGGATTGGGTGATTGCCCGCCGCCAACTGCGGCTGGAGGTGGCCCAGGCATACTATCGGTTACAGGCGCTACGGCAACAAATCGGCATACTGGAACAACAGGCCGTGCTGCTGGATTCCTACCGGGAAGTGGCCCTGGCAGCCGTGGAGGCCGGAAAGGCGTCTGCTGTCGACGTCCTTCGGCTGGAGATTCGGAAAAACGACGTAACTGCCCGTTCCCAGGTCCTGGAAAACCAGTATGAATCCGGGGCGTTTGCATTTTTCAGGCTGATCAACGCCACGGAAACAGCAATCGGCTTTATGGTGACCGAGCTGCCCGGGGAGCTTCCAGAGCCCGATCCCCCCGTGTTGGGCCCCCACCCGGAATTGGAGAAATACGACCGGCTCTTTGCCTCTGTCGCACGGGAAGAAGTCCTGAACCGCAAATCCGCAGCCCCGAAAATTGGCCTGGGGCTGGATTACATCCCCGTGGCGGAACGCACGGATATGGTCATTCCGGACAGCGGGAAGGACATTGTGATGCCTATGGTATCCTTCTCCTTTCCCTTGTTTCGCTCACCGTATAAATCGCGCACCCGTCAAAACGAGTTCCGCCAGGCGGCACTGGAAGCCGAGGAAAATGCGCGGCGCAACCGACTGGAAGGCATGTTGCAACAGGCCTGGCAGGGGCAGCGATCCGCCAGGGTCCGATTTGCCACCCTGACCGAAAACAGCCAGAATACCCGCCAGGCAATCGAGATCCTGTTAAAGAATTACCAGACGCAGCAGGCGGATTTCGGGGATTTGCTCGAAATGCAGGAGATGGAACTAAAATTGGAACTCGAACGTACCGAGGCCTTTGCATCGTATTTATCGCAGGGCGCCCTGGTCAATTACCTGGTGGCACAACCGGGATTATAA
- a CDS encoding efflux RND transporter permease subunit: MLNKGIKFLIENKLVAVLLLVLFVGWGTANAPFGWKSDWLPSDPVPVDAIPDIGENQQIVFTRWPGRSPQDIEDQITYPLTTSLLGIPGVRTIRSSSMFGFSSIYIIFEEGVEFYWSRSRILEKLNSLSAGLLPDGVTPALGPDATALGQIYWYTLEGRDTEGNPTGGWDLQELRSIQDFYVKYALSSADGVSEVASIGGYVQEYQIDVDPEKMRQYNIGLQQVVDAVRMSNRDIGAQTIEINQAEYLVRGLGYIDSLDDLRKAVIASEEYTALRLGDVANISLGPAVRRGILDKEGAEVVGGVVVARYGANPLEVINNVKEQIAELSDGLPSRQLSDGRTSQLTIVPFYDRTELIQETLGTLEEALTLEILITILVIVVMVFNLRASVLISGLLPVAVLMVFIAMRYGGVDANIVALSGIAIAIGTMVDIGVILSENIIRHLEESGDSEPVDETVYKASAEVSGAILTAVLTTIISFIPVFTLIGAEGKLFRPLAFTKTFALAAALVVSLFLIPPFAAYFFRKRKHRRNLRFTVQALLAAVGLVTLLMGYPLGLALVAFALAGLLTDPRVSGYLPERMAQWDNRQTELNVGIAALTIVALLSVYWRPLGLEQNLFLNFLFVSLICAGLLGGFALFRSRYTQILRWTLRNKLLFLSLPVALVISGFFILRGTGKEFMPSLNEGSFLLMPTSMPHAGVAENKRVLQQLDMAVAAIPEVETVVGKAGRTESALDPAPLSMYENIIQYKSEYLQGPDGERLRYRTDGDGLFILKQGGTVANPNMRADTVTPVYFADVTHRMLVPDPDGEYFRNWRPGIASPDDIWEEIVSNTRLPGVTSAPKLQPIETRLVMLQTGMRAPMGIKVKGQDLRQIEAFGRELEGIIKEADGVKDEAVFADRIVGKPYLLIDIDRDQLARYGLLLEDVQKVLEVALGGMALTQTVEGRERYGVRVRYPRELRDSPEDIRSVYVPVPGGNPVPLSELVEIRYERGPQVIKSEDTFLVGYVLFDKMDGYAEVTVVENAQQMIREKIDSGELVVPPGISYRFTGSYENQVRAERTLSVVVPLVLLIIFMILYFQFRSVTTSLMVFSGIAVAFAGGFITMWLYGQTWFLDFSFFGENLRDLFQLRTINLSVAVWVGFIALFGIATDDGVVMATYLTQSFRRNQPNTLQEVRDAVVEAGEKRIRPCLMTTATTVLALLPVLTSTGRGSDIMIPMAIPSFGGMLIALITLFVVPVLYSWREEYRLNRRTRPLGTPTAKSTAS; this comes from the coding sequence ATGCTGAACAAGGGCATAAAATTCCTCATAGAAAATAAATTGGTGGCAGTCCTGCTCCTGGTCCTCTTCGTGGGCTGGGGGACGGCCAACGCCCCGTTTGGATGGAAGTCGGACTGGCTGCCTTCCGACCCTGTGCCTGTGGATGCCATCCCGGACATCGGCGAGAACCAGCAAATTGTGTTTACGCGGTGGCCCGGGCGGTCGCCCCAGGACATCGAGGACCAGATCACCTATCCGCTGACCACTTCCCTGCTCGGCATACCCGGGGTGCGGACCATCCGGAGCTCTTCCATGTTCGGGTTTTCAAGCATCTACATCATCTTTGAAGAAGGTGTGGAATTTTACTGGAGCCGCAGCCGGATCCTGGAAAAGCTCAATTCGCTTTCCGCGGGCCTGTTGCCGGATGGGGTAACTCCTGCCCTGGGCCCCGATGCCACGGCCCTGGGGCAGATATACTGGTACACCCTGGAGGGGCGGGATACCGAGGGGAACCCTACCGGCGGCTGGGATTTGCAGGAACTTCGCAGTATCCAGGATTTTTATGTGAAGTACGCCCTTTCTTCGGCCGACGGGGTGTCGGAGGTGGCTTCCATCGGTGGATATGTTCAGGAATACCAGATTGATGTGGACCCTGAGAAAATGCGGCAATACAATATCGGGTTGCAACAGGTAGTGGATGCCGTGCGGATGAGTAACCGGGATATCGGGGCGCAGACTATCGAGATCAACCAGGCGGAGTACCTGGTTCGAGGATTGGGTTATATCGACTCCCTGGACGACCTGCGAAAGGCGGTTATTGCCTCGGAGGAATACACGGCCCTGCGGCTCGGGGATGTGGCGAATATTTCGCTGGGCCCTGCCGTGCGACGCGGGATCCTGGACAAGGAAGGAGCCGAGGTGGTCGGCGGGGTGGTGGTAGCCCGGTATGGGGCCAACCCCCTGGAGGTAATTAACAATGTCAAGGAGCAAATCGCCGAACTCAGCGACGGGTTGCCTTCCAGGCAACTCAGCGACGGCCGGACTTCCCAACTGACCATTGTTCCCTTTTACGACCGGACCGAACTCATACAGGAAACCCTGGGCACCCTGGAGGAAGCGCTGACACTCGAAATACTGATCACCATCCTGGTGATCGTGGTTATGGTCTTTAACCTGAGGGCTTCCGTCCTGATCTCCGGCCTCCTGCCGGTTGCGGTGCTGATGGTGTTTATCGCCATGCGTTACGGAGGGGTGGATGCAAATATCGTGGCCCTTTCCGGTATTGCCATTGCGATCGGGACCATGGTGGATATCGGGGTGATCCTCAGCGAGAATATCATCCGGCACCTGGAGGAATCCGGCGATTCGGAGCCTGTGGACGAAACCGTTTACAAGGCTTCCGCGGAAGTCTCCGGCGCCATCCTGACAGCTGTGTTGACTACCATTATCAGCTTTATCCCCGTCTTTACGCTGATCGGGGCCGAAGGGAAGCTGTTCCGCCCCCTGGCATTTACAAAGACTTTTGCGTTGGCTGCCGCCCTGGTCGTGTCTCTGTTCCTGATCCCGCCCTTTGCCGCATATTTCTTCCGCAAGCGCAAGCATCGGAGGAATTTGCGTTTCACAGTCCAGGCCCTGCTGGCGGCAGTGGGCCTGGTGACGCTCTTGATGGGCTATCCGCTGGGGCTCGCCCTGGTGGCGTTTGCCCTGGCCGGGCTGCTGACGGATCCACGCGTGTCCGGATACCTGCCGGAACGCATGGCGCAATGGGACAACCGGCAAACCGAATTAAACGTGGGGATTGCGGCCCTGACGATTGTGGCCCTGCTTTCCGTCTACTGGCGGCCGCTTGGATTGGAACAAAACCTGTTTTTGAACTTCCTGTTCGTTTCACTAATCTGCGCGGGGCTGCTGGGGGGCTTTGCGCTGTTCCGTAGCCGCTATACGCAGATATTGCGCTGGACGCTCCGGAACAAGCTCCTTTTTCTGTCCCTTCCGGTGGCCCTGGTCATTTCCGGTTTCTTCATCCTGCGCGGTACCGGGAAGGAGTTTATGCCCTCCCTGAATGAAGGCTCGTTCCTGCTGATGCCCACCTCCATGCCGCATGCCGGAGTAGCGGAGAATAAACGGGTTCTGCAGCAACTGGACATGGCTGTTGCGGCTATCCCGGAAGTGGAGACCGTAGTGGGCAAGGCAGGCAGGACGGAATCCGCCCTGGATCCGGCGCCCTTGTCCATGTATGAGAATATCATCCAGTATAAATCCGAATACCTCCAGGGTCCCGACGGGGAGCGGCTGCGCTATCGAACGGACGGAGACGGACTTTTTATCCTGAAACAGGGCGGGACCGTCGCCAACCCGAACATGCGTGCCGATACTGTCACCCCGGTTTATTTTGCGGACGTCACCCACAGGATGCTGGTACCCGACCCCGATGGGGAGTACTTCAGGAACTGGCGTCCCGGGATTGCATCCCCGGATGATATTTGGGAGGAAATCGTTTCGAATACCCGCCTGCCGGGGGTCACATCCGCCCCCAAGCTGCAGCCGATCGAAACCCGGCTGGTTATGTTGCAAACCGGTATGCGCGCCCCTATGGGGATCAAGGTCAAGGGGCAGGACCTCCGGCAGATTGAAGCGTTTGGCCGGGAGCTGGAAGGCATTATCAAAGAGGCCGATGGGGTGAAGGACGAGGCGGTGTTTGCAGACCGGATCGTGGGAAAACCCTATTTGCTGATCGATATCGACCGGGACCAGCTAGCCCGTTACGGTCTGCTGTTGGAGGATGTACAAAAGGTGCTCGAGGTAGCCCTGGGCGGTATGGCGCTCACCCAGACGGTGGAAGGCCGGGAACGCTATGGCGTCCGGGTGCGTTACCCGCGTGAACTCCGCGACAGTCCTGAGGACATCCGGTCTGTCTATGTGCCGGTTCCCGGGGGCAACCCGGTTCCGCTGAGCGAACTGGTGGAGATCCGGTATGAACGGGGGCCCCAGGTGATCAAGAGCGAAGATACCTTCCTGGTGGGCTATGTGCTGTTCGACAAGATGGACGGATATGCCGAGGTGACCGTGGTGGAGAACGCCCAGCAAATGATCCGGGAGAAAATCGATTCCGGGGAACTCGTAGTGCCGCCAGGTATTAGTTATCGGTTCACGGGCTCTTACGAGAACCAGGTCCGGGCCGAACGGACACTCTCCGTGGTGGTGCCCCTGGTTCTCCTGATCATTTTCATGATCCTTTATTTCCAATTTCGTTCCGTTACGACCTCGCTGATGGTATTCAGCGGCATTGCCGTGGCCTTTGCAGGCGGCTTTATCACCATGTGGCTCTACGGGCAGACCTGGTTCCTGGACTTTTCGTTCTTCGGCGAGAACCTCCGCGACCTGTTCCAGTTGCGCACAATCAACCTGAGCGTTGCGGTGTGGGTGGGATTCATTGCCCTGTTCGGCATCGCCACCGACGATGGGGTGGTAATGGCCACCTACCTGACCCAGAGTTTCCGTCGCAACCAGCCCAATACGTTGCAGGAGGTCCGGGATGCCGTGGTAGAGGCGGGAGAGAAACGCATCCGACCCTGCCTGATGACCACGGCCACCACCGTCCTGGCCCTGCTGCCGGTGCTCACCTCCACGGGACGGGGCAGCGACATCATGATCCCGATGGCCATCCCGAGTTTCGGGGGGATGCTCATTGCACTCATCACGTTGTTTGTGGTGCCCGTGCTCTACAGCTGGCGGGAAGAATACCGACTGAATCGCCGTACGCGTCCCCTGGGGACACCAACGGCCAAAAGCACTGCGTCATGA
- a CDS encoding HYC_CC_PP family protein: MAHKTGSVLLAFLLLFSTLSFSMDMHFCGKMLVDYAFFAEASDCGMAMDDSQMADSGCCDDVEIVVLGQDHLEKTKAESVSGPRLVMVALLAKGLPILLEMDTRVAEPPFDDYSPPKLIRDLPVRHQVFLI; encoded by the coding sequence GTGGCACATAAAACCGGTTCGGTATTGCTGGCATTCCTGCTGCTCTTTTCCACGCTGTCCTTCAGCATGGATATGCACTTCTGCGGGAAGATGCTGGTAGACTATGCCTTCTTTGCAGAGGCTTCCGACTGCGGCATGGCCATGGATGATTCTCAAATGGCAGACTCCGGTTGTTGCGACGATGTCGAGATCGTCGTGCTGGGCCAGGACCACCTGGAGAAAACAAAAGCCGAATCCGTTTCGGGCCCGCGTCTGGTGATGGTCGCCCTGCTGGCAAAGGGACTCCCCATCCTGCTGGAAATGGATACCCGGGTTGCCGAACCCCCGTTTGACGATTATTCTCCCCCGAAACTCATACGAGATCTACCTGTACGCCACCAGGTTTTCCTGATTTGA
- a CDS encoding 4-hydroxyproline epimerase — protein MARHLFKCIDGHTAGNPVRVVAEGGPDLQGKNMSEKRGHFLREFDWIRRGLMFEPRGHDMMSGSIFYPPSDPANDLGILFIETSGCLPMCGHGTIGSITIGLEEGLIRPKTPGIVMLETPAGLVRVRYEIRDGKVLWVAFTNVPAYVAATDLELETSELGTLRFDVAYGGNFYAIVDPQPNFPGLETFRASELIRFSRELRTLINARYPDRFIHPEDRSISGVSHVLWAGKPLAKDSTARNAVFYGDNAIDRSPCGTGTSARMAQWVHRARLRVGEAFLHESFIGSRFEGRVLAEARIGELPAIVPEIRGSAWVYGYNTLVIDEAHPFPQGFQVL, from the coding sequence ATGGCCCGGCACCTTTTTAAATGCATCGACGGGCACACGGCCGGCAACCCGGTTCGGGTGGTGGCCGAAGGCGGCCCGGACCTGCAGGGGAAAAATATGTCTGAGAAACGGGGGCACTTCCTCCGGGAGTTCGACTGGATTCGCCGGGGACTGATGTTTGAACCCCGCGGCCACGATATGATGAGCGGCAGCATTTTCTATCCCCCTTCCGATCCTGCCAATGACCTGGGGATCCTCTTTATCGAAACAAGCGGCTGCCTTCCCATGTGCGGTCACGGCACCATCGGCAGCATCACCATCGGCCTGGAGGAGGGGCTGATCCGGCCCAAAACCCCCGGCATTGTTATGCTGGAGACCCCTGCGGGCCTGGTCCGGGTGCGCTATGAGATCCGGGATGGTAAAGTCCTCTGGGTGGCCTTTACAAACGTCCCTGCTTATGTCGCAGCCACCGACCTGGAGCTGGAAACCTCCGAGCTGGGAACACTGCGGTTTGACGTGGCTTACGGGGGGAATTTCTACGCCATCGTAGACCCCCAGCCCAATTTTCCCGGGCTCGAAACCTTCCGGGCCTCAGAGCTTATCCGCTTTAGCCGGGAGTTGCGAACCCTTATAAATGCCCGGTACCCAGATCGCTTTATCCATCCGGAAGACAGAAGCATTTCCGGGGTCTCCCACGTTTTATGGGCCGGAAAGCCGCTGGCAAAGGATTCCACGGCCCGGAATGCCGTTTTTTACGGCGACAATGCCATTGACCGATCCCCATGCGGTACGGGGACATCTGCCCGTATGGCGCAATGGGTACACCGCGCCCGGCTACGGGTAGGGGAAGCCTTCCTGCACGAAAGTTTTATCGGCTCCCGATTTGAGGGGAGGGTCCTGGCAGAGGCCCGGATCGGGGAGCTACCCGCCATCGTACCCGAAATCCGCGGGTCGGCCTGGGTTTACGGTTACAACACACTGGTCATCGATGAGGCACATCCCTTTCCCCAGGGGTTCCAGGTCCTGTAA
- a CDS encoding aldehyde dehydrogenase (NADP(+)) → MQLPISGKQFIGLTSSSEGTETFRSINPATGDPNPWEFSEATDGEIDRAAELAAQAAGEYARLSRNRRAAFLREIADGLEENKKQLIAAYTLESGLPEGRAKGELGRTTSQLRLFADLAEEGSWVQARIDTAQPDREPLPKADIRKCLLPIGPVVVFGASNFPFAFSTAGGDTASALAAGCPVIVKGHPMHPATGELVAQAVLHAARETKMPDGVFSHLQGTSQNLGGRLVRHEAVAAVGFTGSRAGGLALSRLAAEREVPIPFFAEMGSVNPVVFLPSALKAKAGWAKAYAASVTLGVGQFCTNPGLLFAIDSPDLETFARSLADEIAAFPPSCMLHPNMAGHFTDMRRTMEQQHGVEFLTPGNPPEGPNEVPATVARVSGTDFLANPKLQMEVFGPFTLLVTCRDAEELQAALAGLEGQLTASLLGSEAEFRESDKVLELLRSRAGRILFNGVPTGVEVCPSMQHGGPFPATTDSRFTSVGTDAILRWARPVSFQNCPQSLLPDVLRNSNPTGVWRMVDGAWSDEGIINL, encoded by the coding sequence ATGCAACTACCAATCAGCGGGAAACAATTCATCGGATTAACATCTTCTTCGGAAGGTACTGAGACTTTCAGGAGCATCAACCCCGCTACCGGGGATCCTAACCCCTGGGAGTTCTCCGAAGCCACCGATGGGGAAATCGACCGGGCAGCAGAACTGGCGGCACAGGCTGCCGGGGAATACGCGCGATTATCGCGCAATCGCAGGGCCGCATTCCTGCGCGAGATAGCCGACGGGCTCGAGGAAAATAAGAAACAACTGATAGCCGCATATACCTTGGAATCCGGATTGCCGGAAGGCAGGGCCAAAGGCGAACTCGGACGGACTACTTCCCAGTTGCGCTTGTTTGCCGACCTGGCGGAGGAAGGTTCCTGGGTGCAGGCGCGCATCGATACTGCCCAGCCGGACCGGGAACCGCTGCCCAAAGCGGATATCCGGAAATGCCTGCTGCCGATAGGGCCCGTGGTGGTTTTCGGCGCCAGTAATTTTCCCTTTGCCTTTTCCACGGCCGGGGGCGATACGGCATCGGCCCTGGCAGCCGGGTGCCCGGTGATCGTAAAGGGACATCCGATGCACCCCGCCACGGGGGAACTGGTGGCACAGGCAGTCCTGCACGCGGCCAGGGAGACGAAGATGCCGGATGGCGTATTCTCACACCTGCAAGGCACTTCGCAAAATCTGGGGGGGCGCCTCGTCCGCCATGAAGCCGTGGCCGCTGTAGGCTTCACGGGAAGTCGTGCCGGGGGGCTGGCCCTGTCGCGCCTGGCAGCCGAACGGGAAGTCCCTATCCCGTTTTTTGCGGAAATGGGGAGTGTCAACCCCGTAGTATTCCTGCCGTCGGCTCTGAAGGCTAAAGCAGGTTGGGCAAAGGCCTATGCGGCTTCGGTAACCCTCGGGGTGGGCCAGTTCTGCACGAATCCGGGATTGCTTTTTGCTATTGACAGCCCGGACCTGGAAACATTTGCCAGGTCCCTGGCCGATGAAATTGCGGCATTCCCGCCTTCCTGCATGTTACACCCGAATATGGCCGGCCACTTTACTGACATGCGCCGGACCATGGAGCAGCAGCACGGGGTGGAATTCCTGACACCGGGAAATCCCCCGGAGGGGCCCAATGAGGTGCCGGCAACTGTGGCCCGGGTATCCGGGACCGATTTCCTCGCCAACCCCAAGTTGCAGATGGAAGTGTTCGGACCCTTTACCCTGCTGGTAACCTGTAGGGACGCCGAAGAGCTCCAGGCGGCCCTGGCGGGGCTAGAAGGCCAGTTAACTGCTTCCCTGCTGGGCAGTGAGGCGGAGTTCAGGGAAAGCGATAAAGTTCTGGAGTTGTTGCGGTCCCGGGCAGGACGCATCCTGTTCAACGGGGTGCCGACAGGGGTGGAGGTTTGCCCTTCCATGCAACATGGTGGCCCGTTCCCGGCAACAACGGACTCCCGGTTCACCTCGGTGGGCACGGATGCCATCCTTCGCTGGGCGCGCCCGGTAAGCTTTCAGAATTGCCCCCAGTCCCTCCTGCCAGATGTCTTGCGCAATTCAAATCCCACCGGGGTTTGGCGCATGGTGGACGGTGCGTGGTCGGATGAGGGGATCATCAATTTATAA
- a CDS encoding dihydrodipicolinate synthase family protein, whose translation MEWTWQGVMPALTTKFTDSDELDTGLFVKNVRAQMAAGVSGLILGGTLGEASTLTEKEKDTLTLVALKEADGRIPVIVNIAEQRTSDAVQAARRAASNGAQGLMLLPPMRYKATSRETVAYFRAVADSTDLPILIYNNPVDYGIEVTPDMFEELLSTCPTVGAVKESTREISNVTRLRNRFGDRLRILTGVDTLGLESILMGADGWVAGLVCAYPAETVAVYALGKAGRIAEARSIYQWFLPLLELDISPQLVQNIKLAEVATGLGSEQVRPPRLPLEGAERERVMGIIRKAMAQRPELPQYKQYL comes from the coding sequence ATGGAATGGACCTGGCAGGGAGTTATGCCTGCTCTCACCACGAAGTTTACCGACTCGGATGAACTGGACACCGGACTGTTTGTTAAAAATGTCCGGGCCCAGATGGCTGCAGGGGTCAGCGGACTGATCCTCGGCGGCACCCTCGGGGAGGCCAGTACGCTTACCGAAAAAGAAAAGGACACCTTAACGCTGGTGGCCCTGAAGGAAGCCGACGGGCGGATCCCGGTGATTGTAAATATCGCCGAACAGCGCACCTCGGATGCCGTCCAGGCGGCCCGGCGTGCAGCCTCCAACGGGGCCCAGGGGCTGATGCTGCTTCCCCCCATGCGTTATAAGGCAACTTCCCGGGAAACGGTGGCCTATTTCCGGGCTGTGGCGGATAGTACGGACCTGCCCATCCTGATCTACAATAACCCGGTGGATTACGGGATTGAGGTGACCCCGGATATGTTTGAGGAATTGTTGAGCACCTGCCCAACCGTAGGCGCAGTTAAGGAATCTACCCGGGAGATTTCCAATGTAACCCGCCTGAGGAACCGATTTGGCGACCGGCTTCGCATCCTTACCGGGGTGGATACGTTGGGCCTGGAAAGCATCCTGATGGGTGCCGACGGCTGGGTGGCCGGACTGGTTTGTGCCTACCCGGCGGAAACGGTGGCGGTCTACGCCCTGGGAAAAGCGGGGAGGATAGCGGAAGCCCGGTCCATATACCAGTGGTTCCTGCCGTTATTGGAACTGGATATCAGCCCCCAGCTGGTACAGAATATCAAACTGGCCGAAGTGGCCACCGGCTTGGGATCCGAGCAGGTGCGCCCGCCCAGGCTGCCGCTGGAAGGGGCCGAACGGGAACGGGTCATGGGGATTATCCGGAAAGCCATGGCGCAACGGCCGGAACTTCCACAATACAAGCAATACCTGTAA
- a CDS encoding cation:proton antiporter — MDIFLITTILVLVSALFGYVNTRFIRLPNTIGLTVITIVFTLAVFAISAVDSTLLDAERYILEHIDFKSLLLDTMLGFLLFAGALHTDLEKLRAQRWPVLAFATFGVLVSTFLVGGATYMLLPLLGLQVDFIYCLLFGSLISPTDPIAVLGILKKAGAPKKLEIKIVGESLFNDGVGVVIFLTIFGLASGSGEPFSLAHVAELFIHEVAGGLLLGLALGWVTYRMMRSIDDYSIEVIITLATVMTGIVLSQYLHVSGPLAMVAAGLMIGGPRTRSAAMSEITETYVDRFWELLDVLLNTILFVLVGMEILVLDLESPYVIAGVVMIPITLLCRHISLFLPVKIFEKRLDFVPHTHLMMTWGGLRGAISIALALGLTQDMHRDLFLVVTYIVVIFSIIVQGLSVETLVGRLRKGWN, encoded by the coding sequence ATGGACATCTTCCTGATAACCACCATCCTCGTCCTTGTGTCGGCCCTATTTGGCTATGTGAATACGCGGTTTATCCGGCTCCCGAATACCATCGGTCTTACGGTCATCACCATTGTGTTTACCCTGGCGGTCTTTGCCATCAGCGCTGTGGACAGCACATTGCTGGACGCCGAACGATACATCCTCGAGCACATCGATTTCAAGTCGCTTTTGCTGGATACCATGCTGGGATTTCTACTGTTTGCGGGGGCCCTGCATACCGACCTGGAAAAACTCAGGGCCCAGCGGTGGCCGGTGCTGGCATTCGCCACTTTCGGCGTCCTGGTTTCCACCTTCCTGGTGGGCGGGGCCACGTATATGCTCCTGCCGCTTTTAGGCTTGCAGGTAGACTTTATTTACTGCCTGCTATTCGGCTCCCTGATCTCCCCCACGGACCCGATTGCCGTTTTGGGCATCCTGAAAAAGGCGGGAGCACCGAAAAAGCTGGAGATTAAAATCGTAGGGGAATCCTTGTTCAACGACGGCGTCGGGGTGGTCATCTTCCTGACTATCTTCGGTTTGGCCAGTGGCAGCGGGGAGCCCTTTTCCCTGGCCCACGTAGCCGAATTGTTTATCCACGAGGTGGCCGGCGGCCTCTTGCTGGGGCTCGCCCTGGGCTGGGTAACCTACCGGATGATGCGCAGCATCGACGATTACTCCATCGAGGTGATCATCACCCTGGCCACCGTGATGACGGGGATTGTTTTATCCCAGTACCTGCATGTCTCGGGCCCGCTGGCCATGGTAGCCGCCGGGCTGATGATCGGGGGTCCGCGTACGCGGAGCGCAGCCATGTCCGAGATTACCGAAACCTATGTAGACCGCTTCTGGGAATTGCTGGACGTTCTGCTCAATACGATACTCTTTGTCCTGGTGGGGATGGAAATCCTGGTCCTGGACCTGGAAAGCCCGTATGTCATCGCCGGGGTGGTTATGATCCCCATTACCTTGCTGTGCCGGCATATTTCCCTGTTCCTCCCGGTCAAGATCTTTGAGAAACGGCTGGATTTTGTACCCCACACGCATTTGATGATGACCTGGGGCGGCCTGCGAGGGGCTATTTCCATTGCGCTCGCCCTGGGCCTGACCCAGGATATGCACCGGGACCTCTTCCTGGTAGTGACCTATATCGTGGTGATCTTCTCCATCATCGTACAGGGCCTGAGTGTGGAAACCCTGGTGGGCCGCCTGCGCAAAGGGTGGAATTGA